GCTGCCCGAGCGTGGCCAGGGCCTCGCGCACGAGCGGCAGCGGGCCCTCGAGCTCGGACATCGGGACCAGCACGTCGATCTCGGGATCGGCCGGGGCGTCGGGCGGCCGGCGCGTGGTGCGCAGCAGGTAGACCAGGTTGCGCTCGAAGAACCACGGGTAGCTCGCCTCGCCGGCGACCACCTCGTGAAGCGCCTCGAGGGCAGCCTTGCGGGTGGTCTCGGCCTGCGCGTTGAGGACCATCAGCAGAAAGCGGCGGCGGTCCCGGTTGGACTCGATCTCGAGCTCGGCGAACAGCTCGGTCGGCGCGAAGCGCGGGAAGAAGCTCATCACCCGCCGCAGCAGGTGGTGCTTGTCCTCGTCCTCCAGGTACTCCCGCAACCGGCCTTGATCGAGAGCGTCGTACGCCCGGCTGTGTGCCGCGGTGACGGTGGCGGTGTCCACCGTCTGGCTCTCGGCCAGCCGCTCGGCCAGGTCGATCATCGTGACCGCGCGCCCGAGCGACCCCCCGTTGAACTCCTCGACCGCCGAGTTCACCAGCTCCTGGAAGCGCTGCGCCTTCTCGCCGGGGCTGCGGGACATGCTGACGAGCTGGCCCATGGCGCGCGCCGCGCCTTGCGGCATGGGCGCTTCCTGATCGACGACCGGCGGCGGCGCCCAGTTCGGCAGGTTGTGGGCCAGCAGCCGGAGCAGCTGGCCGGCGTCAATCTCGAGGCCCCGGCCGCGCAGCTCCTCGAGCGAGCCGTGAAGCTCGTCGGAGCTGGTGGCCCGGTCGGCAGCCTCGGTGACGATCCGGGCGACCAAGGTCTGGCCCTCGGCAGCCCCCACGACCGCGGTGGTCGCGGCCGGGCCGGCCGGTACGTCAGCTCGGCCGGCCATCCGGTCGAGCAGCATGTTGACCCGACGCAGGCCGCGCAAGAAGCCCCTCGCGACCGACTCGCCTTCGCCGCTCGCCGGTCCCGCGACGGGCTCCGACGGGCGCTCGGCCCTCACCGACGACCCCCGGCTCACCTCGCCTCCGCCGGCCCGATGGATGTGCCCGACGACCGAGGGCGCCTCGGCGCCCTGGCTCAGCTCGAGGTTGTCGAGGTCGGTGGCGAGGCTCCGGCGGTCCTGCTCCGGGCAGGCGCCCAACAGGTACGGCCGCAGGCCCCTGAGGAAGCCCGCCGACTGCTCGCGCGGTATCAGCTCGAGCTCGCCGAGCAGGTGGATCTTCTTCGCGGCGTGGAACAGGTAGTCCGCGGTCGCGAGCTGGGAGTCGGTGCCGTGGAGCGACGCCACCCAGGAAACCACCTGGGCAGCGATGTTCTCCAGCGGTGTGGCGAGCAGAGTGTCCATGGAGTCGACAAAGATCATCGGAGCGATGGTGTCGGACAGGTAGCGCTGCAGCTGCTCCAGCGCCTCTCGCTGCTCGTACTTGTCGACTGGAGTTCCGGCCACGAACACTGCTCCCGAGGCACAGTCTACCCGAAACGGGCCGTCAGCGGTGCGCCTCCGCCGAACGCCGGCCCGGCTGCGGGCGATGCCGGCTTCTCCGCCGCCGCGCGTCCCGGCGAGCCTACGGCGCCGCCTTGGCGGCCTCGGCGCGTCGCGGCCAGCGGCGCTCGAACCGCAGCAGCCGGAGCCGCTCGCTGCCGACCTCTCGGTCCTCCGCGAGGCGTGGCCTCCAGCGCGAGCCGTCGGATCCGACCAGCTCTCCTCCGCCTTCCAGCAGCCCGGCCGGCGGCCGCTCGAGGGTGGCGTAGGTCCAGCGCGCGACGCCACCCTTCGCGAACGATGCCGCCAGCAGCTCGAGGCCCGGGCGGCCGGTGACGTAGAGGAAGCGCCGCTGCCACCAGCCGCGCCCGGAGATCAGCGGCACCATGTAGGAGTCGCTGACCACCGGCTCGCCCTGACCGCTGAACGCCAGCACCGCGGCGCCGATGCGGTGGTGTGTGGTGGCGCCGTGGCGCAGCAGCACCAGGCCGAGCCCCTGCACCGCGATCGCGGTGGCGACCGCGGCCACCACCGCCGCCCGGCGCAGCCGCCGCCACGGCCCGCCGGCGACGCGCAGCGACGCGGTCACCGCCAACAGCAGCAGCACGGCCGTGAGGAACAGCCGGCTCCCCCACTCGAACGAGTGGACCGGGCGAGCCACGAAGACGGCGAAGATCGACCACGCGGCGGCCGCGGCCACCATCAAGCGGCGCTTGTCGCCGGTAGCGGCGCGCGGCTGACCCCACAGCAGGAGCGGCAGCGCGCTCAGCACGACCCACGTCGTCGCCGGCGCCGTCGCCGGAAAGGCGTCGGTCGGCCTGGCGCCCGCAAGCCAGCGGACCGCCGGCACCACGGTGGCCGCACCGACCGCCACCGCCACGGCGGCCACTCCCAAGATCCGGCCGGCGCGGCTCCGCGAGCCGGCGCGGGTGAGGTTCATCGCCAGCGCCGCCAACCACACCGCGGCGCCGAGCCCGCACGACCAGTCAGGCGCGACGAAGTGCGCGAGCGAGGCCAGCCTCGGGCTGAGGAGCTCGTGGGCGCGGAACGTGGATGCGGCGTGGTAGGTGACGTGCATCGGCAGCCAGGTCCCCAGTGCCGCCGACTGCACCGCCGCCCCACAGGCCAGGCCCGCCGCACACCCGCCCGCGAACGCCAGCGCGCAGCGCAGCCTCGCGGGTCCGCCTCGCCAGGCCGCGGCGGCGACCAGCAGCGGGACGAGGAACGCCGCCTCGGTGCGCACCCACGCGCCGAGGCCGACCAGCACGCCGAGCACCAGCCAGCGCCAGGCGACACGGGCGCGGCCGCGCTCACCCTCGACGACCACGAGCAGACCCACGACCACCATGGCCGACGCCAGCGAGTGCTCCCAGAACGCGATCGC
The sequence above is drawn from the Thermoanaerobaculales bacterium genome and encodes:
- a CDS encoding DUF4388 domain-containing protein; translation: MAGTPVDKYEQREALEQLQRYLSDTIAPMIFVDSMDTLLATPLENIAAQVVSWVASLHGTDSQLATADYLFHAAKKIHLLGELELIPREQSAGFLRGLRPYLLGACPEQDRRSLATDLDNLELSQGAEAPSVVGHIHRAGGGEVSRGSSVRAERPSEPVAGPASGEGESVARGFLRGLRRVNMLLDRMAGRADVPAGPAATTAVVGAAEGQTLVARIVTEAADRATSSDELHGSLEELRGRGLEIDAGQLLRLLAHNLPNWAPPPVVDQEAPMPQGAARAMGQLVSMSRSPGEKAQRFQELVNSAVEEFNGGSLGRAVTMIDLAERLAESQTVDTATVTAAHSRAYDALDQGRLREYLEDEDKHHLLRRVMSFFPRFAPTELFAELEIESNRDRRRFLLMVLNAQAETTRKAALEALHEVVAGEASYPWFFERNLVYLLRTTRRPPDAPADPEIDVLVPMSELEGPLPLVREALATLGQLQHDRAVTALVARVSELEDSLLGKRQLPHTEDELRALLDSVVGMLARSPAKEARRCVVQHGLKRQPQLGNTLARMSKLSTQDLSEDRAVVDRLVRGLREELPTKVLGLTVITGRKARNVERIIQALSGTDAPVVREVLGEIVESYSGQEFATAAARALAQLGTAAHPDEAPSAALTGDLDLFGLPSLLQNLSDSQLSGVLTVLDGEGQTAASVALESGFMTSAEAGDLRGEVAVYQLLEKPVRGRFVFVKQEPARGADRTGSGSKPVAPMLFEGIRRYDEFMRAAALAPDGARYRSTGKRPTNVVDEPNTDLVKNVWKRALEGAAPDDLDRELPVDSYRVRRLFEHWLGEGSIELADSPGAAAGS